In Candidatus Binatia bacterium, a single genomic region encodes these proteins:
- the sufC gene encoding Fe-S cluster assembly ATPase SufC, with protein sequence MPNQGLVIKNLRCRVAGNEILKGIDLTVEPGRVHALMGPNGSGKSTLAFSLTGHPQYEVSGSVELDGEDVLALSPDKRARAGLFLSFQYPAAIPGVKVANFLHAARQAERPGDLSPSKFRALLVEKMEQLGIDPSFMGRYLNDGFSGGEKKRLEMLQLAVLAPKYAILDETDSGLDIDALKDVGSSIAALRASDEGRNTGFLIITHYPRILQYVVPDVVHVMIDGRIVKTGGHDLAHRIEQDGYDKIREETQAVV encoded by the coding sequence ATGCCCAACCAAGGCCTCGTCATCAAGAATCTCCGCTGCCGCGTCGCCGGCAACGAGATCCTCAAAGGAATCGACCTGACGGTCGAGCCCGGGCGCGTCCACGCGCTGATGGGCCCGAACGGCAGCGGGAAATCCACGCTCGCCTTCTCGCTGACCGGCCATCCGCAGTACGAGGTGAGCGGCAGCGTCGAGCTCGACGGCGAGGACGTTCTCGCGCTCTCTCCCGACAAGCGCGCCCGCGCCGGGCTCTTTCTCTCGTTTCAATACCCGGCCGCGATACCGGGAGTGAAGGTCGCCAACTTTCTGCACGCGGCGCGTCAAGCGGAGCGCCCCGGCGATCTCTCTCCGTCGAAGTTCAGGGCGCTGCTGGTCGAAAAGATGGAACAGCTCGGCATCGATCCGTCGTTCATGGGGCGGTACCTCAACGACGGCTTCTCCGGCGGCGAGAAAAAGCGCCTCGAGATGCTCCAGTTGGCGGTGCTCGCGCCGAAGTACGCAATTCTCGACGAGACCGACTCCGGACTCGACATCGACGCGCTCAAAGACGTCGGCAGTTCGATCGCGGCGCTGCGCGCGAGCGACGAAGGGCGCAACACCGGCTTCCTGATCATCACGCACTACCCGCGCATTTTGCAGTACGTCGTACCCGACGTCGTGCACGTCATGATCGACGGACGCATCGTGAAGACGGGCGGTCACGATCTGGCGCATCGCATCGAGCAAGATGGCTACGACAAGATTCGGGAGGAGACGCAGGCCGTTGTCTAG
- a CDS encoding iron-sulfur cluster assembly scaffold protein, whose amino-acid sequence MDFPKFQRLVEERSGFRTMESPTASGEYFSDSCGDMYNFFLKVGPGAVIEEISYFTTGCGFGTATCSLVVELAKGKTIDEAAAITPADIEAQLDGYPEKKKDYPERALEALHVALDDYRAKVGAGSVPDYSAMPRVAKPAAPPPPAAPVSGADNGKLLINLR is encoded by the coding sequence GTGGATTTTCCGAAATTTCAACGTCTGGTCGAAGAGCGCAGCGGCTTTCGCACGATGGAGAGCCCGACCGCGAGCGGCGAGTACTTTAGCGACTCGTGCGGCGACATGTATAACTTCTTCCTGAAGGTCGGGCCGGGCGCGGTGATCGAGGAGATCTCGTACTTCACGACCGGCTGCGGATTCGGAACGGCGACGTGTAGTCTGGTCGTCGAACTCGCCAAGGGCAAGACGATCGACGAGGCCGCGGCGATCACGCCCGCCGACATCGAGGCGCAACTCGACGGCTATCCCGAGAAGAAGAAGGATTATCCCGAGCGCGCGCTCGAGGCGCTTCACGTCGCGCTCGACGATTACCGCGCCAAGGTCGGCGCCGGAAGCGTACCCGATTACTCCGCGATGCCCCGCGTCGCAAAGCCGGCGGCGCCGCCCCCACCCGCGGCACCCGTATCGGGCGCCGACAACGGAAAGCTGCTCATCAACCTCCGCTAG
- a CDS encoding TlpA disulfide reductase family protein produces the protein MSRYILWAIVALALGVGTVVVAPYFFSQRSGMAVGLVGRPAPVFPLRDDSGASVSLDQYRGRIVLMNLWASWCPPCRAEMPDLQRLANDYERDGLVVVGVNEGESADRARAFADSLRIRFPIWIDDGERYGRTYAAAGLPTTVLLDRSGAVALSFDGALTFEQMRTAVASVAKTH, from the coding sequence ATGTCCCGTTATATCCTCTGGGCGATCGTCGCGCTGGCGTTGGGCGTCGGCACCGTCGTCGTCGCGCCGTACTTCTTTTCGCAGCGGTCGGGCATGGCGGTCGGCCTCGTCGGCCGGCCCGCGCCGGTATTCCCGCTGCGCGACGATAGCGGCGCTTCGGTCTCGCTCGACCAATACCGGGGTCGCATCGTGCTGATGAATCTGTGGGCGTCGTGGTGTCCGCCGTGCCGCGCCGAGATGCCCGATCTCCAGCGCCTCGCAAACGACTACGAGCGCGACGGGCTCGTCGTCGTCGGCGTCAACGAGGGCGAATCGGCCGATCGCGCACGAGCCTTCGCCGACTCGCTTCGGATTCGGTTTCCGATCTGGATCGACGACGGGGAGCGTTACGGACGCACGTACGCCGCCGCCGGACTCCCGACGACGGTCCTCCTCGACCGCAGCGGGGCGGTCGCGCTGAGCTTCGACGGCGCGCTGACGTTCGAGCAGATGCGCACGGCGGTCGCGTCCGTGGCGAAGACGCATTGA
- a CDS encoding HdeD family acid-resistance protein codes for MEAPIMVQAMSSKLSNITGNWWLLLLRGLAAIVVAVIAFVHPSDALVALVLVLGIYAFVAGVFAIAAAVAGAAGDYWWALLLEGILSIVAACIIWFWPIASTLAFVYFIAAWWIVSGIFQIAAGIQLRDIVNNEWLFIVGGIISIAFGVWVFRSGAQGVNATAYLIGIYFLLYGLVQAAVAFRLRSVHSATTPRQGSTA; via the coding sequence ATGGAGGCTCCCATCATGGTTCAAGCGATGAGTAGTAAACTTAGTAATATCACCGGCAATTGGTGGCTATTGCTCTTGCGCGGTCTGGCGGCGATCGTCGTCGCGGTGATCGCGTTCGTACATCCTAGCGACGCCCTCGTTGCGCTCGTACTCGTCCTCGGCATTTACGCGTTTGTGGCCGGCGTTTTCGCAATCGCCGCAGCCGTAGCAGGTGCCGCCGGCGATTACTGGTGGGCATTGCTGCTTGAAGGCATCCTTAGTATTGTCGCTGCGTGCATTATATGGTTTTGGCCGATCGCCAGCACGCTTGCGTTTGTCTACTTCATCGCGGCATGGTGGATTGTATCGGGTATTTTTCAAATCGCGGCCGGAATACAACTACGCGATATAGTCAATAACGAGTGGCTCTTCATCGTCGGCGGGATCATCTCGATCGCGTTTGGCGTGTGGGTGTTCCGCAGTGGAGCGCAAGGCGTCAACGCTACAGCATACCTCATCGGCATATATTTTCTACTGTACGGACTTGTGCAGGCGGCGGTCGCCTTCAGGCTCCGGTCGGTGCACTCCGCGACAACGCCGCGACAAGGCAGCACCGCGTAG
- a CDS encoding helix-turn-helix domain-containing protein, whose protein sequence is MHADRFFQTTRGKIVSELRRRGSASATDLARSFGLSPNAVRQQLMVLERDGLVAETSVRRGPTKPTYEFSLTPDADRLFPQAYDKMLSAVLREVRTQFGEEAVSRVFDGLSKRTVERARLAVTAERPEERVAQLTEMLRKSGVVAEYSLIDGGFALHEHSCPYSNAAKEHPEVCQVIHNVIDETIGGEHEQTESLAHGGKECCFELHPATQGVS, encoded by the coding sequence ATGCACGCCGATCGCTTCTTCCAGACCACGCGAGGGAAGATCGTAAGCGAACTCCGCCGGCGAGGCTCGGCCTCGGCCACCGATCTGGCGCGGTCGTTCGGTCTCTCGCCCAACGCGGTCCGCCAACAGTTGATGGTCCTCGAGCGCGATGGCCTCGTCGCCGAGACCTCGGTGCGGCGCGGCCCGACCAAGCCGACGTATGAGTTCTCGCTCACGCCCGACGCAGACCGGCTCTTCCCGCAGGCCTACGACAAGATGCTGAGCGCGGTGCTGCGCGAGGTGCGCACGCAGTTCGGCGAGGAGGCCGTTTCGCGCGTCTTCGACGGTCTCTCAAAGCGCACGGTCGAGCGCGCGCGTCTGGCAGTCACGGCCGAACGGCCGGAAGAGCGCGTCGCGCAGCTTACCGAGATGCTGCGCAAGAGCGGCGTCGTTGCGGAGTATAGTCTGATCGACGGCGGCTTCGCGCTGCACGAACACAGCTGTCCGTACTCGAACGCCGCCAAGGAGCACCCCGAAGTCTGCCAAGTGATCCATAACGTCATCGACGAGACGATCGGCGGCGAACACGAGCAGACGGAGTCGCTCGCCCACGGCGGGAAAGAGTGCTGCTTCGAGCTTCATCCGGCAACTCAGGGAGTCAGTTAA
- the thpR gene encoding RNA 2',3'-cyclic phosphodiesterase, with protein MADAARRLFIGIELDEDVRGACAAVGESLRKTGFAARYESPEKLHVTLAFLGNVEASRYDEVAGALTTAVAPLGAFAVVLDRLGAFPHERKPRVVYVGAREQGAAFRALARSVRDAYAGLGFTFETDAIAHVTIARVKESKRPLPLLELPPIDVRVGEVALFESHFDPRSNTSRYDITATARLR; from the coding sequence ATGGCTGACGCCGCCCGGCGGCTCTTCATCGGCATCGAACTCGACGAGGATGTGCGCGGCGCATGCGCCGCCGTCGGCGAATCGTTGCGAAAGACGGGTTTCGCGGCGAGGTACGAGTCGCCGGAGAAACTTCACGTCACGCTCGCCTTTCTCGGCAACGTCGAAGCGTCGCGGTACGACGAAGTGGCCGGCGCGTTGACAACCGCGGTCGCGCCGCTCGGGGCCTTCGCGGTAGTGCTCGACCGGCTCGGCGCGTTCCCGCACGAGCGCAAGCCGCGCGTCGTTTACGTCGGCGCTCGGGAGCAGGGCGCCGCCTTTCGCGCGCTCGCGCGCTCGGTGCGCGACGCCTACGCCGGGCTCGGCTTTACCTTCGAAACCGATGCGATCGCGCACGTCACGATCGCGCGCGTCAAAGAATCGAAGCGCCCGCTCCCGCTCCTCGAACTCCCGCCGATCGACGTCCGCGTCGGTGAAGTCGCGCTCTTTGAGTCCCACTTCGACCCAAGAAGCAACACGTCGCGCTACGACATCACCGCAACTGCAAGGTTGCGATAG
- a CDS encoding SUF system NifU family Fe-S cluster assembly protein, whose amino-acid sequence MDDFYRDFILDHYRNPRNFGTLDHPDAQAEDLNPLCGDQIRMELKVDDGVVSDVRFSGKGCAISQASASMLTERVKGMRLADVAKLSKDAVLEDVGIGISPTRMKCAMLGLRVLKSAAIGRLAAWPDEE is encoded by the coding sequence GTGGACGACTTCTACCGCGACTTCATCCTCGATCACTACCGCAATCCCCGCAACTTCGGCACCCTCGACCACCCCGACGCGCAAGCCGAAGATCTCAATCCTCTCTGCGGCGATCAGATTCGTATGGAGCTGAAGGTTGACGACGGCGTCGTCAGCGACGTGCGTTTCTCGGGCAAAGGCTGCGCGATCAGCCAGGCCTCAGCCTCGATGTTAACCGAGCGCGTCAAGGGAATGCGCCTGGCCGACGTCGCGAAACTCTCGAAGGACGCGGTGCTCGAGGACGTCGGCATCGGCATCAGCCCGACGCGCATGAAGTGCGCGATGCTCGGCCTGCGCGTTCTCAAGAGCGCCGCGATCGGCCGGCTCGCCGCCTGGCCGGACGAGGAGTAA
- a CDS encoding MBL fold metallo-hydrolase translates to MIAHTFAAGPLDCNCTILADEASHEAIVVDGGDGVDEVVAWLQRNGFKATYLLHTHAHIDHIGDLGRLREQTGGSGLLHPADLPLYSTLALQARWIGLAHVPAVVPLDGELRDGDRFQLGSLRCAVLHTPGHTPGSVCFEIDDGKSTTLLTGDTLFAGSIGRWDLGGTSMADIVRSIETKLLPYPDATPVIPGHGEFTTIGIERGSNPYLVNG, encoded by the coding sequence TTGATCGCGCACACCTTTGCGGCCGGACCGCTCGACTGCAACTGCACGATCCTCGCAGACGAGGCGAGCCACGAGGCGATCGTCGTCGACGGGGGCGACGGCGTCGACGAGGTCGTCGCCTGGCTGCAGCGCAACGGATTCAAAGCGACGTACCTGCTGCATACGCACGCGCACATCGACCACATCGGCGACCTCGGACGGCTGCGCGAGCAGACCGGAGGCAGCGGGCTGCTCCATCCGGCCGATCTGCCGCTCTACTCGACGCTGGCGCTACAGGCGCGGTGGATCGGCCTCGCGCACGTCCCAGCGGTCGTCCCCCTCGACGGCGAGCTGCGCGACGGCGATCGCTTCCAACTCGGATCGCTGCGCTGCGCCGTGCTCCACACGCCGGGCCACACGCCCGGAAGCGTCTGCTTCGAAATCGACGACGGCAAGAGCACCACGCTCCTCACCGGCGACACGCTCTTCGCCGGATCGATCGGGCGCTGGGACCTCGGCGGAACCTCGATGGCCGACATCGTTCGCTCGATCGAGACGAAACTATTGCCGTATCCCGATGCGACGCCGGTGATTCCCGGGCACGGAGAGTTCACGACGATCGGGATCGAGCGCGGCTCGAACCCATACCTCGTCAATGGCTGA
- a CDS encoding DUF485 domain-containing protein, which yields MHHVKPDRWDELAAAPEFRALVRARRRFVIPATLFFIAYYLALPISVGVAPALMSRPVAGPVTLAYCFALSQFAMAWILLALYLRAARSFDLAAARIRRQETRELEDRKR from the coding sequence ATGCATCACGTCAAACCGGACCGCTGGGACGAGCTCGCGGCCGCGCCGGAGTTCCGCGCGCTCGTGCGGGCGCGGCGCCGCTTCGTAATTCCGGCGACGCTCTTCTTCATCGCCTACTATCTGGCGTTGCCGATCTCGGTCGGCGTGGCGCCGGCTCTGATGAGCCGGCCGGTGGCCGGACCGGTGACGCTCGCATACTGCTTCGCGCTCTCGCAATTCGCGATGGCCTGGATTCTGCTCGCGCTCTATCTGCGCGCCGCGCGAAGCTTCGATCTCGCCGCCGCCCGCATCCGCCGCCAAGAGACCCGCGAACTCGAAGACCGGAAACGATGA
- a CDS encoding flavin reductase family protein has protein sequence MTTAVEFRHAMRHVPTGVTVVTSLKDGEPRGITVNAFASVSLDPPSLLICVNREARSYLFIATSRIFCVNVLAGNQRALAEHFSGKVRERQFAEIAYTVGATGAPVLADAIAHFDCELANEYKLGSHSILVGHVLSCGARPGSPLGYFNGGFHDFGIHVD, from the coding sequence GTGACGACCGCAGTCGAGTTCCGGCACGCGATGCGCCACGTTCCGACGGGAGTGACGGTCGTGACGTCGCTGAAGGACGGCGAGCCCCGCGGGATCACGGTCAACGCCTTCGCGAGCGTCTCGCTCGATCCGCCGTCGCTCCTGATCTGCGTCAATCGCGAGGCGCGCAGTTATCTCTTTATCGCAACCTCGCGCATCTTCTGCGTCAACGTGCTCGCCGGGAATCAGCGCGCGCTCGCCGAGCACTTTTCGGGGAAGGTGCGCGAGCGGCAGTTCGCCGAGATAGCCTACACGGTCGGCGCGACCGGAGCGCCCGTGCTCGCCGACGCGATCGCGCACTTCGACTGCGAACTCGCCAACGAGTACAAACTGGGCTCGCACTCGATCCTCGTCGGCCACGTTCTCTCGTGCGGAGCCCGTCCGGGATCGCCGCTCGGCTATTTCAACGGCGGCTTTCACGACTTCGGAATCCACGTGGATTGA
- a CDS encoding SufS family cysteine desulfurase produces the protein MTVARFSAQDALKTDRIVADFPILARPTSRGKRLVYLDSAATSQKPRAVIDALVEYYEQYNANIHRGVYEIAERATAEYERARVKVARFIGADVPEVIWVRNTTEAINLVAYSWGNANVRAGDAILLSELEHHSDLVPWQLLAERTGAQLRFIPIDDRGGYVLDDLDELLDGCRLVAVAHVSNTLGTIAPLETIVPRAHAAGALVLVDGAQGAPHLPLDVKALDADFYAFSGHKMLGPTGIGALYGKRAILEAMPPFFSGGDMIRKVEYARTTFNEPPRKFEAGTSNIADAIAFGVAVEYLEAVGMEWVRDHEQLLTAYALERLAPLEQRGLAIYGPRDPARISGVLSFNFADVHPHDLASILDTEGICVRAGHHCTMPLMEKMGWAATARASFYIYNTEADVDALYGGIEKAARVFGV, from the coding sequence GTGACCGTCGCGCGCTTCTCGGCCCAGGACGCCCTGAAGACCGACCGGATCGTCGCCGACTTTCCGATTCTCGCGCGCCCGACGTCGCGGGGAAAACGGCTCGTCTACCTCGACTCCGCCGCCACGTCGCAGAAGCCGCGCGCCGTGATCGATGCGCTCGTCGAATACTACGAGCAGTATAACGCAAACATTCATCGCGGCGTCTACGAGATCGCCGAGCGCGCGACCGCCGAGTACGAGCGAGCGCGGGTAAAGGTCGCCCGTTTCATCGGCGCGGACGTTCCCGAAGTGATCTGGGTTCGCAATACGACCGAAGCGATCAACCTCGTCGCCTATTCCTGGGGCAACGCCAACGTACGCGCCGGCGACGCGATCCTTCTCAGCGAACTCGAACATCACTCCGATCTCGTGCCGTGGCAGCTCCTCGCGGAGCGGACCGGCGCGCAACTGCGCTTCATTCCGATCGACGACCGCGGCGGATACGTGCTCGACGATCTCGACGAGCTGCTCGACGGCTGCAGGCTCGTCGCGGTGGCGCACGTTAGCAACACGCTCGGAACGATCGCGCCGCTCGAGACGATCGTGCCGCGGGCGCACGCCGCAGGTGCCCTCGTGCTCGTGGACGGAGCGCAAGGCGCCCCGCACCTGCCGCTCGACGTCAAGGCGCTCGACGCCGACTTCTACGCCTTCAGCGGCCACAAGATGCTCGGGCCGACCGGCATCGGCGCGCTCTACGGCAAGCGCGCGATCCTCGAAGCGATGCCGCCCTTCTTCTCCGGCGGCGATATGATCCGTAAGGTCGAGTACGCTCGCACGACGTTCAACGAACCGCCGCGCAAATTCGAGGCGGGGACGAGCAACATCGCCGACGCGATCGCCTTCGGCGTCGCGGTCGAGTATCTCGAAGCGGTCGGCATGGAGTGGGTGCGCGACCACGAGCAATTGTTGACCGCCTACGCGCTCGAACGGCTCGCGCCGCTCGAGCAGCGCGGGCTTGCGATCTACGGCCCGCGCGATCCTGCGCGCATCTCGGGGGTGCTCTCGTTCAACTTCGCCGACGTCCACCCGCACGATCTCGCATCCATCCTCGATACCGAAGGCATCTGCGTGCGCGCCGGCCATCACTGCACGATGCCGTTGATGGAAAAGATGGGCTGGGCCGCGACGGCGCGCGCTTCTTTCTACATCTACAACACCGAGGCCGACGTCGACGCGCTCTACGGAGGCATCGAAAAGGCCGCACGCGTCTTCGGCGTCTAG
- the sufD gene encoding Fe-S cluster assembly protein SufD, producing MSSALTSAPQRTHELYRHLLPLDAAILPVEERTRLLDRFFATPSGREKPGRFWRMDFESLEPGAHAFDRRGATTFATSDRAVLVCDLATAAREHPRLLARAFARTDLTATKFGALATAFAGSGVFVYVPADHACDEPIRVRLEAPADSAFFPRVIVLAERGARATVIERLTSGENAFVCGAVEIVGEENSDITYASVQEAGDGARTLFGRAARPGRDARIAWACAELGAELAAADISVSFEAPGAEASIAALFFPRASQHVDVVSTVEHKAGDATSETLVKSAARERGQARFLGNIRIAPHAQGSDARLRDDALLLSATAHVDSVPALEIGANDVKAYHGATVGALDAEQIFYMESRGIERDAAERMIALGFFEPAIERFPTGDLRDEIRAAVAAKLT from the coding sequence TTGTCTAGCGCGCTGACGTCCGCACCGCAGCGGACGCACGAGCTCTACCGGCACCTCTTGCCGCTCGACGCGGCGATACTCCCCGTCGAGGAGCGCACCCGCCTCCTCGATCGTTTCTTCGCGACCCCGAGCGGCAGAGAGAAGCCGGGCAGATTCTGGCGCATGGATTTCGAGTCGCTCGAGCCCGGCGCACACGCGTTCGATCGTCGCGGCGCAACGACGTTCGCGACGAGCGATCGCGCCGTGCTCGTCTGCGACCTCGCGACCGCCGCCCGGGAACATCCACGGCTGCTCGCGCGGGCCTTTGCGCGGACCGACCTCACCGCAACGAAATTCGGTGCGCTCGCGACGGCCTTTGCCGGCAGCGGCGTCTTCGTCTACGTGCCTGCCGATCACGCGTGCGACGAGCCGATCCGCGTTCGTCTCGAGGCGCCCGCGGATTCCGCCTTCTTCCCCCGCGTCATCGTGCTCGCCGAGCGCGGCGCGCGAGCGACGGTCATCGAGCGCCTTACGAGCGGCGAGAACGCGTTCGTCTGCGGCGCCGTCGAAATCGTCGGCGAGGAAAACTCCGATATCACCTATGCGTCGGTGCAGGAAGCCGGCGACGGCGCGCGCACCCTCTTCGGCCGCGCCGCGCGGCCGGGGCGCGACGCCCGGATCGCGTGGGCGTGCGCGGAGCTTGGCGCCGAACTCGCCGCGGCCGATATCTCCGTCTCGTTCGAAGCGCCGGGCGCGGAGGCGAGCATAGCGGCGCTCTTCTTTCCGCGGGCCTCCCAGCACGTCGACGTCGTCAGCACCGTCGAGCATAAGGCCGGCGATGCAACCTCGGAGACGCTCGTCAAATCGGCGGCCCGCGAACGCGGCCAAGCGCGGTTCCTCGGAAACATCCGGATCGCCCCGCACGCTCAGGGCAGCGACGCGCGTCTTCGCGACGACGCGCTCTTGCTCTCGGCGACCGCGCACGTCGACTCCGTTCCCGCGCTCGAGATCGGCGCCAACGACGTCAAGGCGTATCACGGAGCGACGGTCGGCGCGCTCGACGCGGAGCAGATCTTCTACATGGAGAGCCGCGGCATCGAACGCGACGCCGCCGAACGGATGATCGCGCTCGGATTTTTCGAGCCGGCGATCGAGCGCTTTCCCACCGGCGACCTGCGCGACGAGATTCGCGCCGCCGTGGCGGCGAAGCTGACGTGA
- a CDS encoding bifunctional 5,10-methylenetetrahydrofolate dehydrogenase/5,10-methenyltetrahydrofolate cyclohydrolase gives MPARILDGKSLAAELRADLAARATALRERGIHPKLVIVFVGEDESSRAYVQALSRTGTQVGVDVVVDQLPAEATAAEIRARLNELRTDPAVHGVMIQQPLPPHLSMREIAAAIPPEKDVDGANPAGGAVPATPAAVMLLLERSPHWPLRGRRAVVVGRSNVVGKPVAMLMLAADASVTILHSKSGDLRPYLKDADVVVAASGVPGLIRGGDLKPGATVVDVGTTVVGGSLQGDVDFESALEIAGAITPVPGGVGPVTNVALLRNVVAAAERRE, from the coding sequence GTGCCCGCCCGAATTCTCGATGGAAAGAGCCTCGCCGCCGAGCTGCGCGCCGATCTCGCCGCGCGCGCGACGGCGCTGCGCGAGCGCGGGATTCACCCCAAGCTCGTCATCGTCTTCGTGGGAGAGGACGAATCGAGCCGCGCCTACGTGCAGGCGCTCTCTCGGACCGGCACGCAGGTCGGCGTCGACGTCGTCGTCGATCAATTGCCCGCCGAGGCGACCGCAGCCGAAATCCGCGCGCGCTTGAACGAGCTGCGAACGGATCCGGCCGTGCACGGCGTGATGATCCAGCAGCCGCTTCCGCCGCATCTCTCGATGCGCGAGATCGCCGCCGCAATTCCGCCCGAGAAAGACGTAGACGGCGCCAATCCGGCCGGCGGCGCGGTCCCCGCGACGCCCGCCGCCGTGATGCTGCTGCTCGAGCGCAGCCCGCATTGGCCGCTGCGCGGCCGCCGTGCCGTCGTCGTCGGACGATCGAACGTCGTCGGGAAGCCGGTCGCAATGCTGATGCTTGCGGCCGACGCGTCGGTGACGATCTTACACAGCAAATCGGGCGATCTGCGCCCGTATCTCAAGGACGCCGACGTCGTCGTCGCCGCCTCCGGCGTTCCGGGTTTGATTCGCGGCGGCGATCTCAAGCCGGGCGCGACGGTCGTCGACGTCGGCACCACCGTCGTCGGCGGCTCGCTGCAGGGGGACGTGGACTTCGAGAGTGCGCTCGAAATCGCCGGCGCGATCACGCCGGTTCCCGGCGGCGTCGGGCCGGTGACGAACGTCGCGCTGCTGCGCAACGTCGTCGCGGCGGCCGAGCGCAGAGAGTGA